In Bacillus sp. Cs-700, one genomic interval encodes:
- the bacA gene encoding undecaprenyl-diphosphate phosphatase translates to MEIMIAIILGIVEGLTEFLPVSSTGHLILTGYWLDFTGERAKTFEIVIQLGSILAVVVMYRKRFVALLSPKTSEGLTLVHLILGMIPAVVAGFLLHGFIKSYLFSPHTVVIGLIVGGVLMIFADLKKRAPVSSSLDNLTLKQAFSIGLFQCLALWPGFSRSGATISGGVLLGTNHKTAAEFSFILAVPMMVAASGYDLLKSYQFLSVSDLPVFVTGFLAAFVVALFAIVTFIKFIERVRLIPFAIYRFVLALFVWMVLF, encoded by the coding sequence ATGGAGATCATGATTGCAATCATACTTGGGATTGTAGAGGGACTAACAGAATTTTTACCAGTTTCATCAACAGGGCATTTGATCTTAACAGGATACTGGCTTGATTTTACTGGAGAGAGGGCAAAGACGTTTGAAATCGTCATTCAACTTGGTTCAATTCTTGCGGTGGTTGTTATGTATCGAAAACGATTTGTTGCGTTATTATCACCAAAAACAAGTGAAGGGTTAACCCTTGTTCATCTCATCCTTGGTATGATTCCCGCTGTCGTAGCGGGCTTCCTTCTTCATGGTTTTATAAAAAGTTATCTGTTCTCGCCGCATACCGTTGTCATTGGACTGATTGTTGGTGGCGTGTTAATGATTTTCGCTGATTTAAAAAAACGTGCCCCTGTTAGTTCAAGTTTAGATAACTTAACGCTTAAGCAAGCTTTCTCGATTGGTCTCTTTCAATGTTTAGCACTGTGGCCAGGGTTTTCACGGTCAGGCGCCACGATTTCAGGCGGCGTCTTACTAGGAACAAATCACAAAACAGCGGCTGAATTTTCGTTTATTTTAGCGGTTCCGATGATGGTGGCGGCAAGCGGATATGATTTGTTGAAAAGCTATCAGTTTTTATCCGTATCTGATCTTCCAGTATTTGTGACAGGCTTTTTGGCAGCCTTTGTCGTTGCGCTTTTCGCTATTGTAACATTTATTAAATTCATTGAACGCGTCCGATTGATCCCTTTTGCCATCTATCGATTTGTACTCGCTCTCTTTGTTTGGATGGTGTTGTTTTAG
- a CDS encoding transglycosylase domain-containing protein, protein MKWLKDERFHYWKRWTMLLSKLMMIGIVLIGMSMGMLYLLTVFMGAPELQVPQTTIYYDHDETVISESNQDGQNRYWVDLEHISPNVIDATIAIEDRHFYDHMGFDFKRIGGAILADLKAMAKVQGASTITQQYARNLFLEHDKTWKRKIAEAFYAYRLEVHYSKEDILEGYLNTIYYGHGSYGIESAARTYFGKKAEELSLAEAAMLAGIPKGPGYYSPYADAERAEERQSTVLQAMVSNDVITEEEAMQAETENMALQTFTEETKSDIAPYFAQEVKKELRSVLSLDERVIEQGGLHVYTTLDATMQKAAEKWVASSIDQKSDIQAALVAMEPTSGAVKVMVGGRDYSESKFNRATMAKRTPGSTFKPLLYYAAIKNGFTPSTLVRSEPTTFYYDNEKKTYSPHNYGDVYANEEITLAQALALSDNVVAVKTHMFLEEKTLVNTAKSFGITSKLSAIPSLALGTKPVGMMEMTEAYSMLANGGYSVAPYYIEKVTDRDGKVIYEHSTQSELVLDPEAAFVTTSMMTGVFDESLNDYTRVTGSGIDHLLTRPAAAKTGSTSTDSWMVGFTPQLTAAVWVGYDKGETLNHRNDGSYTKKIWANFIEEALAEEEATDFKKPENVVGIEVDPQTGLIATDNCPVKRLTYYIEGTEPSHLCEDHPGTPSSEQEKQKKGIFDRFFNWIR, encoded by the coding sequence ATGAAATGGCTCAAGGATGAGCGATTCCATTATTGGAAGCGATGGACCATGCTTCTAAGTAAATTAATGATGATTGGCATCGTGTTAATCGGGATGTCTATGGGGATGCTTTATTTGCTAACGGTGTTTATGGGAGCTCCCGAGCTTCAAGTCCCACAAACAACGATTTACTATGATCATGATGAAACGGTTATAAGCGAATCAAATCAAGATGGTCAGAACCGCTATTGGGTTGACCTTGAACATATTTCTCCTAACGTGATTGATGCAACAATCGCCATTGAAGACAGGCATTTCTACGATCATATGGGGTTTGATTTTAAACGGATCGGCGGGGCAATTCTTGCAGATCTAAAAGCAATGGCAAAAGTTCAAGGAGCTAGTACCATTACACAGCAATATGCGCGGAATCTCTTCTTAGAACATGATAAAACGTGGAAACGAAAAATCGCGGAAGCCTTTTACGCTTACCGGCTCGAGGTTCATTATTCGAAAGAAGACATTCTTGAAGGGTATCTCAACACGATCTACTATGGTCACGGCTCTTACGGAATTGAGTCTGCAGCAAGAACGTACTTTGGTAAAAAAGCAGAGGAACTTTCTCTTGCAGAAGCGGCGATGCTTGCTGGGATTCCAAAAGGTCCTGGCTATTACTCTCCTTATGCCGATGCCGAGCGGGCAGAGGAACGGCAAAGCACCGTCCTCCAAGCAATGGTGTCGAACGATGTGATAACGGAAGAGGAAGCCATGCAAGCAGAGACTGAAAACATGGCCCTTCAAACGTTTACAGAAGAAACGAAGTCTGACATCGCGCCTTATTTTGCTCAGGAAGTAAAAAAGGAATTAAGGTCGGTTCTTTCACTTGATGAGCGTGTAATTGAGCAAGGCGGGCTCCATGTTTATACGACACTTGATGCAACGATGCAAAAGGCAGCAGAAAAGTGGGTAGCCTCTTCCATTGACCAAAAAAGCGACATTCAAGCAGCGCTCGTCGCCATGGAACCGACGTCAGGAGCCGTTAAGGTGATGGTCGGAGGTCGTGATTATTCAGAAAGTAAATTCAATCGTGCCACGATGGCAAAGCGAACGCCTGGTTCCACGTTTAAACCGCTGTTGTATTATGCGGCTATCAAGAATGGCTTCACGCCTTCGACGCTTGTGCGAAGTGAGCCAACAACTTTTTACTATGATAACGAAAAGAAAACCTATTCTCCGCACAACTATGGAGACGTTTATGCGAATGAGGAAATTACCCTTGCACAAGCTTTAGCGCTTTCTGATAATGTTGTTGCGGTAAAAACACATATGTTTTTGGAGGAAAAAACGCTCGTTAATACGGCAAAATCATTCGGGATAACAAGTAAACTATCGGCAATTCCTTCCCTTGCGCTTGGAACAAAGCCTGTTGGGATGATGGAGATGACAGAAGCGTATAGCATGCTAGCAAATGGTGGCTATAGCGTTGCTCCGTATTACATTGAGAAAGTAACGGATCGCGACGGCAAAGTGATTTATGAGCATTCAACACAATCTGAGCTTGTTTTAGATCCTGAGGCTGCTTTTGTGACGACCAGTATGATGACCGGCGTCTTCGATGAATCACTCAATGATTACACGCGCGTCACGGGGTCTGGAATAGATCACCTCTTAACGCGACCGGCTGCCGCCAAAACGGGATCAACTTCTACAGATAGTTGGATGGTAGGATTTACACCGCAGCTTACCGCAGCGGTTTGGGTTGGATACGATAAAGGAGAAACATTGAATCATCGAAACGATGGCTCTTATACGAAAAAGATCTGGGCAAATTTTATCGAAGAGGCACTAGCTGAAGAAGAAGCGACTGATTTTAAGAAACCAGAAAATGTGGTTGGGATAGAGGTCGATCCTCAAACAGGGCTGATCGCCACTGACAATTGCCCTGTGAAGCGCTTAACTTATTATATAGAAGGAACGGAGCCTTCACACCTTTGTGAAGATCATCCCGGAACGCCTTCTTCAGAGCAAGAAAAGCAGAAAAAAGGCATTTTCGATCGGTTCTTTAATTGGATTAGATAA
- a CDS encoding DUF2164 domain-containing protein has protein sequence MYQISRAKKKELVERIQAFFYEERNEEIGDLAAENVLHFVMSDIGPTLYNAGISDAIGMTEQKWISIEQDLEALKKPDPESNR, from the coding sequence GTGTATCAAATCTCACGTGCGAAAAAGAAAGAATTAGTTGAACGCATCCAAGCATTTTTCTATGAAGAGCGAAATGAAGAAATTGGCGATCTTGCAGCTGAAAACGTTTTGCATTTTGTGATGTCCGATATCGGTCCGACACTTTACAACGCTGGAATATCTGACGCAATTGGTATGACAGAACAAAAGTGGATTAGTATCGAACAAGACCTTGAGGCGTTAAAGAAGCCAGATCCAGAATCGAATCGCTAA
- a CDS encoding YwhD family protein: MANEEEKNPKKKPSTGFNILSGDSTDGHGGYGVGTINLDNVSPVIIDPTTDEIYVDVGALHARSALEKRKKLVKTREEVPDGHTAWIVWVTLQRTEEGPHYYGIGACEFFFNAEAKRAWKSMPEHVNNMDKSMKGKVVVDHMDAKSKQMLRNYLIEFDKEVYERSSDEVKAGLQD, translated from the coding sequence ATGGCAAATGAAGAAGAAAAGAATCCGAAAAAGAAGCCTTCAACAGGTTTTAACATTTTAAGTGGTGATTCTACTGACGGACACGGAGGTTATGGAGTAGGTACGATTAACCTCGATAACGTTTCACCTGTCATTATTGATCCGACAACGGACGAAATTTATGTAGATGTAGGTGCGCTTCACGCACGTAGTGCTCTTGAAAAGCGCAAGAAGCTCGTTAAGACGCGCGAAGAAGTGCCAGATGGTCATACAGCTTGGATCGTATGGGTGACCCTTCAACGTACGGAAGAAGGACCACACTATTATGGCATTGGCGCGTGTGAATTTTTCTTTAATGCAGAAGCGAAGCGCGCATGGAAAAGCATGCCGGAGCATGTAAACAATATGGATAAATCCATGAAGGGTAAAGTCGTTGTCGACCATATGGATGCTAAATCAAAACAAATGCTCCGTAACTATTTGATTGAGTTTGATAAAGAAGTCTATGAACGTTCCAGTGATGAAGTGAAAGCAGGACTTCAAGACTAA
- a CDS encoding NCS2 family permease: protein MFNSFFRLKENGTNVKTEFLAGLTTFLTMVYIVIVNPIILSSTGVPFDTVFIATIIAAVVGTLWMGLFANYPIAIAPGMGLNAYFAFSVVGGQAGVSYQVAFGAVFIAGLLFIILSLTPFREKLIEAIPTNLKLGITAGIGLFIAFIGLRMTGIIVADEENLVGLGNLHSPEVLLALVGLIITLILMARNVPGALFFGMIVTAMIAIFTGQLEFKEGFMQTPSAPEFFIFGSPLQAIKDMVEYGLYAVVFSFLLVTLFDTTGTMVGVAEQAGLMKGKKMPRARQALLADSIGTTVGAIFGTSPTSAYLESSAGVAAGGRTGLTSVVVSILFIVSAFFGPLVGSLSGLAAITAPTLIIVGSLMIGAVGKIDWSEFDEAFPAFLIILTMPLTASIATGIALGFITYPILKVVKGKWREVHPLLYLFAVLFFYQLAFLPHA, encoded by the coding sequence ATGTTTAACTCCTTTTTCCGCTTGAAAGAAAATGGAACAAACGTTAAAACAGAATTTCTTGCAGGATTAACTACTTTCCTGACAATGGTATATATCGTAATTGTTAACCCAATTATCCTATCCTCAACAGGGGTTCCGTTCGATACTGTCTTTATCGCAACGATTATTGCAGCCGTTGTCGGAACACTGTGGATGGGATTATTCGCAAATTACCCAATTGCAATTGCACCTGGTATGGGTCTAAATGCTTACTTCGCATTTTCCGTCGTAGGTGGACAGGCAGGCGTATCTTATCAAGTCGCCTTTGGCGCTGTTTTCATTGCGGGGTTATTATTTATTATTCTTTCTCTAACCCCATTCCGTGAGAAGCTAATTGAAGCCATTCCGACAAATCTTAAGCTTGGTATCACAGCTGGAATTGGCTTATTCATTGCGTTTATCGGCCTTCGCATGACAGGCATTATCGTAGCCGATGAAGAGAACCTTGTTGGTCTTGGAAACCTTCATTCTCCTGAAGTGCTTTTAGCGCTTGTTGGCCTGATCATTACGCTTATTCTCATGGCCCGTAACGTTCCTGGGGCACTATTCTTCGGCATGATCGTTACTGCAATGATTGCGATCTTCACAGGTCAACTTGAATTTAAAGAAGGCTTCATGCAAACACCTTCGGCTCCTGAATTCTTCATTTTCGGAAGCCCACTTCAGGCAATTAAAGATATGGTTGAATACGGCTTATACGCCGTTGTATTTTCCTTCTTACTCGTTACTTTATTTGATACAACCGGTACGATGGTTGGCGTTGCTGAACAAGCTGGTTTAATGAAAGGGAAGAAAATGCCGCGTGCACGCCAGGCACTTCTTGCTGACTCGATCGGCACAACAGTTGGAGCCATTTTTGGAACAAGCCCTACAAGTGCTTACCTTGAATCCTCTGCAGGCGTTGCGGCTGGTGGTCGAACTGGTTTAACATCTGTCGTCGTTTCGATCTTGTTTATTGTCTCTGCGTTCTTTGGCCCACTCGTCGGCTCGCTATCAGGTCTTGCGGCGATTACAGCACCTACGCTCATTATCGTCGGAAGCTTAATGATTGGCGCCGTTGGTAAAATCGATTGGAGTGAGTTTGACGAAGCTTTCCCAGCTTTCTTAATCATTCTCACAATGCCACTAACTGCAAGTATTGCAACAGGAATCGCTCTTGGCTTTATTACGTACCCTATTTTAAAAGTTGTTAAAGGAAAATGGCGCGAGGTTCATCCGCTTCTGTACCTTTTCGCTGTACTATTCTTCTATCAACTTGCTTTTCTTCCTCATGCATAA